Genomic DNA from Oryza sativa Japonica Group chromosome 5, ASM3414082v1:
CCCGCAACCTTATTTTCTTCTATTCTGTTTGTGATCGCTGACATGGCGGTGTCATATTGACATAGCTACCCCTGTGGGAGGCTTGGAAGAAAAAGACAACCGGTGACATCAGCTCATGGTTGCTTCAAGTTCTAGTCTCTTGGTGTTCATGTACGACTGTCTCGTCCAGCAAAGCATCAAGGTGAAGCTGTTGCCGGTGTGTGTGCCCACATCTATCACATCAACATGAGTGGTAATCGGGGCAAACGCCAACGGAGAAATCAGCGAAGAGCCAGATTCGAGGAGGCGTTGGCTTGACGAATTAGTAACAGCAAGGTGCGACTGCGACGGAGGTGAGAGTTGTGGCTCAAACTTAGCACATCGTTGTGTATGAGGTGATACCGCCCAGAGGATAGGATCCCGTCCTCTAGCATTTCCGTAATTTTAAAAGTGTAGATTTGGTTTCACCATTATTTGTAAGGAAGTAATATAATGAAGTGCTTGCACGTATAAATATGATTTTAGTTTTATTCACAATGTATTGCAAATGATAAAACAATGGAAGTCTAGCAtttacgtgtatatatatagagattTTCATGTGCCAATCAGATCAATTGATAAAGTTTGaaacaatgcatgcatgcatggtagaTCCTGGCCTGAATAGAATAGCATATTACTGCTATatacatctattttttttagataatggaatataatatcccggcttttactcaaaagagctacagccaattattacatagtAGTTTTCATGAACATAGTGTAAATCTAAATGAATAGAACACACCGAAGATCACTATTATTGAAACCAGCCTAACGTAAGGAGATCacaattattgaagtctatttgtaaatctccaaCCATAATTAGCAAATAGTTGCATAACCGTGGTCTCCAACTTTCGGCATGCAACCTTCAGAaactcttcatcttcatcatacCTTTGTAGTTGTGCCTAAAACCGGAGCCAATGAGTTACCCTGAAAATAACCTGCATATAGGAAAatgatggtgatttgtcaaaaaccatatcgTTCCTACTCAGCCATATTGCCCAACAAATGGCAGAAGCTCCAACAAGTATTAGTTTACTTATTTTCTTATCAACTCCCAAAAGCCACCCATTAAAAATATGGCATATGCTAACTggaagattaaaaccaaaagagaactgaactgctctccataGAAATTTCGCAAAATGACAATCCATAAAGAGATGTTGAATAGACTCATTCTTCAAACAAAAAGAACACCTCAAGCTGCCATTCCAGTTACGCCTTGCCAAATTATCCTTAGTTAACACAACCCCTTTAAGCAGGTAccacatgaaaattttaatcttaagtggcaacttaagcttccaaatacaCTTGTTTCTCTCGATAtagccattattaattaaagctaggtACATAGACCTCACCGAGAACAAGCCATTCTGATGGAAATTCCATCTAAAACTATCAGACAAATCATTCAACTGAATATGTACTATAGAGGCACACAACTGATGCCAACAAacaagattctgaccaactaaagctctCCTGAAAGAAATATTAAGCGGAACATATCCCATAACAGTGGCAATAGAAGATGTTTTCCTCCGAACAATTACGTACAAAGATGGATATTTGCTATATACATCTATAAATCTGCAGATGATGATGAAGTTGCGAGGGGTGAAGAAGGGGCAAGCCAATCTGATAGCGAGGGGCTTCTGCGAAGGTCGGCTGCTGGCGAGGATATCGCCGAGTCCGAAGAAGAAGAATCATCTGACTCTGACGTCGAGACGTCGGAGTGGTTATCATCGTCGTTGCGGCTTCCTCCTGAACGAAACGTGGACGCCGACAGGCTGCAGCAGATGGAGTTGCATTGTGCCAATGCCGATGCGGAGCAGTTGCTATCTTCTTGTGCTGCTGCCTCCTCCCTGGTCATCATACTCATGGTATCATCATCTTGAGGTGGTGCAGCAGCGCGATCAGCCGCAGCCGGAAGGGCGCCACAGCGGCGCTTGATTTCCAAGTAGCCGCTGGCAACGAGCAGGACGACTACGACGGCGGCGAGACTGCTGGCGCTGACCTCCGCCGTCATGCGCACCACCGCCTCGGCTACCGCTCTTGCCACCTGCtccagctgctgctgcatcgtcgtcgtctcgtcgATCGATCtgcttaattatatattttggtaccctagctagctagctactcttctttaatttaattatatgacTTATCTTATCTACGGTATAGTacgtatatttatatatgtagtaGTAGTTATACATTGTTTATACGATGATCCGACCCGACTCTCAATCGAGAAGCCCAAATGAATACGATTCGTTCCTTGATACGCGGCTAGCTAGTTACATGCCTGTCTTATCTCATCACGTATATAATAAGCCATTATATATACCTTCTGTTCAACATAATTAAGATCCAACATGGCAAAATAGAAGTAACGCAAACAACAAATTTAATTGGAACTAGTATAGGTGTGCTCATAaccaaatttgatttttttttaaaaaaaatgtaaaagtgaaatttaaacttgcatatttgtttagtgatatatcacatattatttCTATGTTATTAAAACAAGTATTTTTGTaattatttagatgacatgcaaaaaaGAGAGTagacatcccctcgagggactAAGAGGGTAATATTGTACTTTTACATCCCTATTACACAAGATGATAACATAGATGGCATATAGGGGAAGAATAAGTTCAAGCAGTCGCATATAAAGGGATAACAAATTTTCGATGGCATATAAGGAAACTCGTGAACTTTAATTGGCAAATAAGAAATTTTCtctttaaattttggttgcggTTTAGAGCATGACCCTAACACCAATCCCTTAATCTTGTGTTTCAAGCAAAAATCAATCTACAAAGGTAGCTCTAAACTCATTCCCTTCTCCTTAAATCTAGCTTTCCACAAGTTGGGAGAGGCAATCGCTCCAATTGCAAGTTCGTGCACACCAAGAGGAGGAGTTGCACACGGGAGTACAAGAAGAGGTCCGATTTTGTTACGAAGTTTCTCGCATGACTCAATTTTTTTGAGAAGTTAAATTTGACTATGTTGGGAGGGGAGGATATTTTTATCCCTTGAATTCCATTAGAGATTCTCATACAAAAGATTTTAGGGGATTGAATTTTGGCACtttgttggtgatgctcttatgAGGCAATAAGCGGATGATGGGAACTCAACATGCTATCTTCTCCGCATATAAATAGGGGAGTCTGAAAGTTGTTGATAGGAAGATATAACAATATTAGGGATTTAGGGGCGGATACTGAGCTAGATCGGTTTGACTTGTTAACCTTAGAGAACTAAAAGCttagctcagctcagctcacgAGCTTGTTCGTTAGGCTCATTAACGCATTTATATCacctttatatttttaatttaccatttatcatatataaatttaataataaaCATTAAATAATAGCGAAGATATGGTAATTAAAGGCTAAATCTATGGTTAAGAAGCAGTAAGTGAAGATATGGTGATATGTGGTACCATAATGAGCTAAATGAGCAGCTCACAAGCTGGCTCGTTAAGCTCACTAGCTAAAGCCTAGCTTGGTTCGACCCATTATGACTACGAGTTCAAGTAGATCCAAGCCGATCCAAACCACAAGCTTTAAACTTTTTCTCCACCGTGTATATGACGCATTCAAAAGCATCTCATGACAACCCATATAAAGAGAAGCTCTTATGATATAGTATCTATAGTGGCCTCATTTGCTAGTGCTATTGTAGCTTTATTGCTACTGCGACTACAGTACCAACAATACAAAATGAACTAATGTTGTTGCAGCTAGCTACGCCAAGCAGGGCCATGATCTCTCGGTCAGCGTGGCCTCTATGCATTAACTTATAAGTTCTAAGTTGCTCCATGAAAACTCTTACCCCTTGTCGTCTCACATCTTTTATGTTCTCCTTTGCCTCGATGGCTCACCATCGTCGACTTGGCTACAAGTTCCTGCCCCTATCGACATGTTGGCCAAGCTCGATCCCAACTCCACCGGCTTTGTTTTCCGCAAGCTACTACTCTTCGAGGTATACCACATCTAATAGTTTAACCGCAGGAGGGGGTGTATTCTAGTTGGGGTTGCGGATCTGTTGAAAATGGGATGCAAATTGGGCCATTCTGGCCTAACCTATTTCTGATGTGTCAGACTGTCACATTTATATAGAGCACCACCCTACACGTGAtcaggaaaggaaaaaagaaatatttccaTATTATAACTCTAgaatagtatatttttaaagatagaaatatgttttgtttttttagaaaaaaaggtTGAGATATCATGTCATTGTGAAGCAACAAACAAGCAAAGAAGGTGAGGTGGGGTTCAAATCAGATGTATGGGTTACGTGGCTTAGTATTTTGCACGAACACGACACGATCACAAGACTGACTTGGGTTCTCTAAGCTTACCTTGTTGGCTTCCCCACCTTCGGCTCATCACCGAGACCGAACCCAAAAAACTGAACTCCGTCAGTAGTTCGGTCATATGATCTCCAAGACCAAGATATATTCGTTGAGTGTGATCATCTTACGTTGTGGACTGAAGTAAACAAAATGACCAAACCAACCCAACTACCACATCCTACACTGGACGCTGCTTGTTATCGTGCTAGGTGTTGCTTGCACCTTGGAAAGTTGGTTCGCATCTTGCCTTCATCTAGTCCTTCACAAGGCCAGGCCTCTGTGCATTCTCCTAGCCGTCTTGGTTATCTCCTACACAGATGTCAATTGAAACAACCAAATCAAACCAGATCTAGCTAGAGTTGTGGAAGGACGTGGCCACAgaggtatagatggccataagacCCGCCCGACACGGCCCGCCTTAGGCATGCACTAGGCACGACCCAAGGCGATCGAGTCGGCACGGCACGGTCGGCACTTCGGGGCGCGCCGTGCCTGTCCATGGGTTGCACCTCAAGCCCAAGCATGGCCCATCAGCGGTTGGCCCATGCCGTGCCTGCCCGAAGGCACAGGCGGCCCTGCCTTAtttgaaataagtctatttccccttcctcctctttgGGTtgtgaaataagtctattttatgtCCCTACTCTTTGGACCGTGCCATATAATACATCTATTTTTCCTCCCTATTTTTTGTGATGTGCCTTACATGGTTGAATTAAGTCTGTTTTGCATCCCTGAACTTCGTGCAGGGCCGTGACGGCCCAGCGTGCTGAGGTAGCAGCCCAGGCACGACACGGCTATCGGGCCgagccggcacgggcacgacctgagtcgggccgtgccgtgcctggGTCGGgtcatatggccatctatacgcGGAGAGGACACCTTGGATTCCACTAGCCTAGCAAGTCCCAATTGATACGTCGGCTAGATCCCCAACTCCGAAGTTATGTTCCCCTtatgttatactccctccgttacaaaatgtttgacgccattaacttttttaaacatgtttgatcattcgtcttttaaaaaaattaagtaattattaattcttttcatatcatttgattcattgttaaatatacttttatgtatacatatagttttacatatttaacaaaattttttgaataagacgaacggtaaaacatgtttaaaaaagtcaacggcgtcaaatatttagggacggaggtagtattaacaATCGTTGAGATGTGTTGGTTTTATTCGTCTAGCCCAATCTGACCGTGACCTATTCTGTTGCCATCTCTATGCAAGATACAACCAGTTCTCTGTTATCCaatgagaaaaggaaagaagtatTTTCTTTGAAGGTAGGAAAATCTTAGCATTTTTGCAAGGAAGGAGTGAGAGAAGGAGGTTCGGTTCGGATCGGATATAGTGCAGCAGCATATAGGAGAGAGAGGTACGTGGTTGAGCAGTGTCTGTGTTTGGCACGTCCACGACAGCACGAGACGGGTTGGGGACTTGGGGGGTTGAAGAAGCCAAGCTCTCCTTGGTTGGCGCGCACGTACGTTCGCTTCGCTTCGATTCGATGGCCACTGGTGACCCAAACCCTACCACCACTCCGCCGTCGCAGCAGCTGCAAGGTCTGATTCTTGATTCCCCCGCACATATCTGATTCTTGATTTGATTGGAATTTGGAATTTGGAAATTTGGATTGGGTGGTTTGACTGACAGGAGTGGTTGCAGGAGCAGATCCCCAACCCCAATCCCAGCAGGatgccgccgccaacgccactCCGGCGGCCGTGGCCGTGAGAGAGGATTATGTCCAGAACGCCGTCAAGTTCCTCTCCCACCCCAAGGTCAGGGGCTCCCCCGTCCTCTACCGCCGCTCCTTCCTAGAGAAGAAGGGCCTTACCAAGGACGAGATCGACGAGGCCTTCCGACGAGTCCCCGTAAGTGTATCATCTCATACTCACACCCCCCCTTCTTTCTTGGGTCTTTCAGTTTTGCTACCGCTAAATTGCTTGCCCTCCTACACTACAGGATCCGCAACCCAGCgctactgctactgctgctgcttcccCTTCGCCTTCACAGCACCGTAAGCTTaaccttctttcttcttctctactTAGTTTGACATACTTAGCAATATACTTATAAGAGCACTAGTCTTCTTTCATCCCACCAAATATCCACCTGTTATGATTCCATCCACTTCTTGTGTCGAGTCAAACAATGGTACCTGCACAAATTGTGTCTCATAGCTAAAGTGTTTACAAGGACCATTCAGATGTATGTACTCACCTTCTTACCTCCATGTCGATCATATGCCTTGTCTTGCTTGCTTTGCTGCAGCCAACAACCAGAACCACTCTTCTACCGTTGTGCAACCTTATGCACCAAGGCAACCAGCAACACCTGCTGGCTCTATTATTGTTGCCACACAGCCCAAGTTCAGCTGGTACCGTGCATTCGTCGCTGCAGGGCTATTGCTTGGTTTTGGAGTTAGTGCTGCTGTGTTTGTCAAGGTATCTTCTGCTCACCTCTCCACATATCTGAAACTTTTCAACTCACTGATTCATCCATAAATCAAATTTGCATGTCTTGCATAGAAATTGCTCCTTCCTAGGCTTAAGTCTTGGATCCGCAAGGTCGTAGCTGAAGGTGATGAAAACGAGGGCAGGCAAATTAAGTCCAAGATCGATGAGGAAACTGCTGAAGCTGTAAAAGCTTCTGCATCTGCTGTTTCTGCTATTGCCAAAACTAACCAAGAATTGCTTGCTTCAAAGGATGAAGGTTTCACAGTGCTCCCCTTTGTTGTTGGCTATCCCAATTCATCTAAACATACttcatattttatatattttcttatatCACTCATTCTGATTATTGCATGTTTGTTGACAGAAAAGAAGATACTTGTGACATTAACACAAGCACTAGATTCCCAAGCAAAAGAATTGAAATCCTTATGTGAGTCTCTGAACCATAGCAGGGATTCTATAAATATTACCAGGGAAGATAGGTTTTCTCAGTACCGGGCATTGGAAGAGCATGCCCCTTCTGCTGCAAGGAATGGTCAGTACCTAATTTCTCCATCATTTTATAGTTAAGTGCTTGTTTCTTTGCATACAATCGCATTGCAAGGTTAGCCTAGGTATGCGGAAAAATATATGGTGgaaaccacatatgtagtggaaaccCGGAAACTACT
This window encodes:
- the LOC4337525 gene encoding peroxisomal membrane protein PEX14 isoform X1, with translation MATGDPNPTTTPPSQQLQGADPQPQSQQDAAANATPAAVAVREDYVQNAVKFLSHPKVRGSPVLYRRSFLEKKGLTKDEIDEAFRRVPDPQPSATATAAASPSPSQHPNNQNHSSTVVQPYAPRQPATPAGSIIVATQPKFSWYRAFVAAGLLLGFGVSAAVFVKKLLLPRLKSWIRKVVAEGDENEGRQIKSKIDEETAEAVKASASAVSAIAKTNQELLASKDEEKKILVTLTQALDSQAKELKSLCESLNHSRDSINITREDRFSQYRALEEHAPSAARNGPVNTPWRASQQTNMYGVPNSDFGSGRPSFASTHNEATPGSFSRSYVETSAAHRGDNRSSGSKPWEMQQYSQQRIGYGSNSQLSDDGCPETQDNYGGGPSYSYHQNQNQNGKAPAPDIQAEEARPSVYISGAEERSPPPPPQRRWVPPQPPGVVMPEAVAAIRQPKSLAKQPSSEASQEAAGETHANGASSSSPLPEEALVNGSDAGRSEIEEQAEAI
- the LOC4337525 gene encoding peroxisomal membrane protein PEX14 isoform X2, which codes for MATGDPNPTTTPPSQQLQDPQPQSQQDAAANATPAAVAVREDYVQNAVKFLSHPKVRGSPVLYRRSFLEKKGLTKDEIDEAFRRVPDPQPSATATAAASPSPSQHPNNQNHSSTVVQPYAPRQPATPAGSIIVATQPKFSWYRAFVAAGLLLGFGVSAAVFVKKLLLPRLKSWIRKVVAEGDENEGRQIKSKIDEETAEAVKASASAVSAIAKTNQELLASKDEEKKILVTLTQALDSQAKELKSLCESLNHSRDSINITREDRFSQYRALEEHAPSAARNGPVNTPWRASQQTNMYGVPNSDFGSGRPSFASTHNEATPGSFSRSYVETSAAHRGDNRSSGSKPWEMQQYSQQRIGYGSNSQLSDDGCPETQDNYGGGPSYSYHQNQNQNGKAPAPDIQAEEARPSVYISGAEERSPPPPPQRRWVPPQPPGVVMPEAVAAIRQPKSLAKQPSSEASQEAAGETHANGASSSSPLPEEALVNGSDAGRSEIEEQAEAI